In Lactococcus garvieae subsp. garvieae, the following proteins share a genomic window:
- a CDS encoding Xaa-Pro dipeptidyl-peptidase yields the protein MKFNHFSIVEKTFDEQLIELDHLGFTWSVFWEEKKILKNFLMVAPVDSESIQATPTASFHEFLSSEQALTWNIFWTVSLQLLGFVPNFEFQVDQAKEFAQSVNLPMVDEEALNSENLISALYLLLCSRRKNGMTLVEHWVSEGLLPVSNTYHFFNDKSLATFDTANLIRETVWVESKVDTYHTGKNDLIKVQIIRPVFEGQLPTVMTASPYHLGINEIANDKQLHDMNVPLEEKAPGKISVTTQLPALPNYEKEPALEATPETPTQKFTHGWTYSLNDYFLARGFASLYVAGVGTLDSDGFQTSGDYQQIYSMTAAIDWLNGRARAFSSRKRTQEVTADWANGKVAMTGKSYLGTMAYGAATTGIDGLEVILAEAGITSWYSYYRENGLVRSPGGYPGEDLDVLAALTYSRNLQGADFLAHNTQYEAHLSQMLDALERSTGDYNQYWHDRNYLPHAKNTKADVLIVHGLQDWNVTPDQAYHFWQALPKETVKHAFLHRGAHIYMNNWQSIDFSETINSYFTAKLLDRKLTLNLPPLVLQENGKAQSWTGVADWGSAETVKLPLGKTAASILKFDNHYAEETFNAYSKDFHTFKKDLYEGKAQAAVVDLEVPEDLIVNGQIELTLKIKVNDSKALLSAQLLDFGSKKRLSENAQTLDLKALDRGRNFMLENLMEIPLVDSPYQLMTKGFLNLQNREDLRTISPIVENEWLTVNLKLQPTLHQLEKGDKLRLLLYSTDFEHTVRDNREVTYEVDLGSSKIIFPVNDK from the coding sequence ATGAAATTTAATCACTTTTCCATCGTTGAAAAAACCTTTGATGAACAGTTAATTGAGCTGGATCATCTCGGCTTTACTTGGTCTGTTTTTTGGGAAGAAAAGAAAATCCTCAAAAACTTTTTAATGGTTGCACCTGTAGACAGTGAAAGCATTCAAGCAACACCCACAGCCTCTTTCCATGAATTCCTAAGCTCAGAACAAGCGCTCACATGGAATATCTTTTGGACGGTAAGTTTGCAATTACTGGGTTTTGTGCCAAATTTTGAGTTTCAAGTGGACCAAGCAAAAGAATTTGCACAATCTGTGAATCTGCCCATGGTGGATGAGGAAGCACTGAACAGTGAAAACCTCATCAGTGCGCTTTATCTCCTCCTTTGTAGCCGTCGTAAAAACGGAATGACACTGGTGGAACACTGGGTATCTGAAGGTCTGCTTCCTGTGAGTAACACCTACCACTTTTTCAATGACAAATCGCTTGCGACTTTTGACACTGCAAACCTGATCCGTGAAACAGTCTGGGTCGAATCTAAAGTCGATACTTATCATACTGGAAAAAATGATTTGATTAAAGTTCAGATTATTCGTCCCGTGTTTGAGGGCCAATTGCCTACGGTTATGACTGCAAGCCCTTACCATCTGGGGATAAATGAAATCGCCAATGACAAGCAATTGCATGACATGAATGTACCTTTAGAAGAAAAAGCTCCTGGAAAAATCAGCGTGACAACGCAGCTTCCTGCTCTTCCAAATTACGAGAAAGAGCCTGCTCTAGAAGCCACTCCTGAAACACCCACTCAAAAGTTCACACACGGTTGGACTTATTCGCTGAATGATTATTTCTTAGCGCGTGGTTTTGCTTCACTTTATGTGGCTGGTGTCGGAACTTTAGATTCTGATGGTTTCCAAACTTCAGGCGATTACCAACAAATTTATAGTATGACTGCTGCGATTGACTGGCTCAATGGTCGAGCGCGTGCTTTCAGCTCCCGCAAGAGAACCCAAGAAGTTACTGCTGATTGGGCCAATGGGAAAGTTGCGATGACGGGTAAATCCTACCTGGGTACAATGGCTTATGGCGCCGCAACGACCGGTATTGATGGTCTAGAAGTTATCTTAGCTGAAGCCGGTATCACCTCTTGGTACTCTTATTACCGTGAAAATGGTTTGGTGCGCTCTCCAGGTGGTTATCCAGGGGAAGACTTAGATGTTTTGGCGGCACTGACTTATTCACGTAATCTACAAGGCGCTGATTTCCTCGCGCACAATACGCAGTACGAAGCTCATCTTTCTCAAATGCTTGATGCTCTTGAGCGTTCAACGGGCGATTACAATCAATATTGGCACGACAGAAATTATTTACCTCATGCAAAAAACACCAAGGCAGACGTTCTGATTGTGCATGGTTTACAAGATTGGAATGTCACACCAGATCAAGCCTACCATTTTTGGCAAGCCCTGCCCAAAGAAACCGTCAAACACGCCTTCCTCCATCGCGGCGCTCATATTTATATGAACAATTGGCAGTCCATCGACTTTAGCGAAACCATCAACAGTTATTTCACCGCTAAACTCTTAGACCGCAAGCTGACTCTCAACTTGCCTCCTCTTGTTTTACAAGAAAATGGCAAAGCTCAAAGTTGGACAGGTGTAGCCGACTGGGGCAGTGCAGAAACGGTCAAATTGCCGCTCGGCAAAACAGCTGCTTCTATCCTAAAATTTGACAATCATTACGCTGAAGAGACCTTTAATGCTTACAGTAAAGATTTCCATACTTTCAAAAAGGACTTGTATGAAGGTAAGGCCCAAGCAGCTGTGGTCGACTTAGAAGTACCGGAAGACCTGATAGTGAATGGTCAAATCGAACTGACCCTCAAAATCAAAGTCAATGACAGTAAGGCCCTTCTTTCTGCACAACTTCTTGACTTTGGAAGCAAGAAACGTCTCTCAGAAAATGCGCAAACTCTGGACTTGAAAGCTCTAGACCGAGGCCGTAACTTTATGCTGGAAAATCTAATGGAAATTCCTTTGGTAGATAGCCCTTATCAACTTATGACCAAAGGTTTCCTCAATCTGCAAAACCGTGAAGACTTACGCACCATAAGCCCAATCGTAGAAAATGAATGGCTGACCGTAAACCTTAAACTTCAGCCGACACTTCACCAGCTAGAAAAAGGGGACAAACTCCGCCTCTTACTTTACAGTACAGACTTTGAACATACCGTACGTGATAACCGTGAGGTGACTTATGAAGTCGATCTTGGCTCTTCTAAGATTATCTTCCCAGTAAACGATAAATAA
- a CDS encoding Crp/Fnr family transcriptional regulator, whose translation MTKEFIEYLLRLLEEKEVNVVTQRRHSYVMYQGIESDYVYILKEGVAKISNIMRDGREFNIAYVTEPDFVSLLEEKQENGISALFNVRVESEEAIFYRVQRQEFWKWVRSDLTLFRIVDDFYQRRLAMNLELLQKMTINGKKGAVCACINSLINEFGIKKRNGILIDFPVTNEDIAGFCGISTRNSVNRIIRDLKTEEIIDIIDNRIMVYNSEYFEDYIS comes from the coding sequence ATGACAAAAGAATTTATAGAATATTTACTGCGATTACTGGAAGAAAAAGAAGTAAATGTTGTGACTCAAAGACGGCATAGTTACGTGATGTATCAAGGCATTGAGTCAGATTATGTGTATATACTTAAAGAAGGTGTAGCTAAAATCAGCAATATTATGAGGGATGGACGTGAGTTTAATATTGCTTATGTAACAGAACCGGATTTTGTTTCCTTGCTGGAAGAAAAGCAAGAAAATGGCATATCAGCTCTTTTCAATGTACGGGTCGAGTCAGAAGAAGCGATTTTTTATCGCGTGCAACGTCAAGAATTTTGGAAGTGGGTAAGGAGTGACTTGACCTTGTTCCGCATCGTTGATGATTTCTATCAAAGAAGGTTAGCCATGAATTTAGAACTCTTGCAAAAGATGACAATCAATGGAAAAAAAGGTGCAGTTTGTGCCTGTATTAATAGCTTGATTAACGAATTTGGGATAAAGAAAAGAAACGGTATTCTGATTGATTTTCCAGTAACAAATGAAGACATTGCCGGCTTTTGTGGCATATCAACACGCAACAGTGTGAATCGTATCATCCGAGATCTTAAAACGGAAGAAATTATTGATATTATTGATAACAGAATTATGGTTTACAACTCAGAATATTTTGAGGATTATATTAGCTAA
- the gla gene encoding aquaglyceroporin Gla: protein MDYSWTVKYLTEFIGTALLLILGNGAVANVELKGTKAFGQSWLIIAWGYGLGVMLPAVALGNVTAQINPAFTLGLAASGFFPWAQVPFYILAQLLGAMFGQLIVVMVYRPYYLKTENPNAILGTFSTIDNVDDGTITTHTGALVNGFLNEFVGSFVLFFGAMGLTKLYRGVESINWMTNYASQQGADVTSADVTGQIAASVSGAASSAAISHVVLGFLVLVLVASLGGPTGPGLNPARDLGPRILHSLLPKSILGENKGDSKWWYSWVPVTAPILAALAAVALFKIMYL, encoded by the coding sequence ATGGACTATTCATGGACAGTGAAATATCTCACTGAATTTATTGGTACTGCCCTTTTGCTTATTTTGGGTAATGGTGCCGTAGCGAACGTTGAACTTAAAGGTACAAAAGCCTTTGGTCAATCTTGGTTGATTATCGCTTGGGGTTACGGACTTGGTGTAATGTTACCAGCCGTAGCTTTGGGTAATGTCACAGCTCAAATCAACCCAGCCTTTACACTTGGACTTGCAGCATCAGGATTTTTCCCTTGGGCACAAGTACCATTCTATATTCTTGCTCAACTTCTTGGAGCAATGTTTGGTCAGTTGATTGTCGTAATGGTTTACCGCCCTTACTATCTTAAAACGGAAAATCCAAATGCTATTTTAGGAACCTTCTCAACAATCGATAACGTTGATGATGGCACAATCACTACACATACAGGCGCATTGGTTAATGGTTTCTTGAACGAGTTTGTTGGATCATTTGTTCTCTTCTTTGGGGCGATGGGCTTGACAAAACTTTATCGTGGTGTGGAATCCATCAACTGGATGACAAACTACGCGTCTCAACAAGGTGCGGACGTAACAAGCGCTGACGTTACTGGACAAATCGCAGCATCAGTATCAGGTGCAGCATCATCTGCAGCAATCAGCCACGTTGTTCTTGGATTCCTCGTGCTCGTATTGGTTGCTTCACTTGGAGGACCTACAGGTCCTGGTTTGAACCCAGCACGTGACCTTGGACCACGTATCTTGCACTCACTTTTACCAAAATCAATTTTAGGTGAAAACAAAGGGGACAGTAAATGGTGGTATTCATGGGTACCTGTTACAGCGCCTATCCTTGCAGCACTTGCAGCTGTCGCTTTGTTCAAAATCATGTATCTATAA
- a CDS encoding MetQ/NlpA family ABC transporter substrate-binding protein, with the protein MKKKTRNKIIAVVALVVVVLIGYFSFFKKDVAEDKTVKVGIMSGSKESTEIWDAVAKTAKNEYGINLKFVRFTDYNQPNTALVNGDVDINAFQHYAFLKEWNEANNADLQPIGDILVSPIRLYSKKHTDVKDIPNKGTIAVPNDTSNESRALYVLESAGLIKLDTKAGALATVKDITENPKDLTIKELDGSQTASALSSVDAAVVNNDFSVPAGLTNKEVIATEPLNENSKQWINIIVARKDDKDNQLYKDVVKAYQTKETEELFAKLYPEKGTIPAWNLKLK; encoded by the coding sequence ATGAAAAAGAAAACAAGAAATAAAATTATTGCTGTTGTAGCGCTTGTCGTTGTCGTACTTATCGGTTACTTCTCATTCTTCAAGAAGGATGTTGCTGAGGATAAAACCGTTAAGGTCGGTATTATGTCAGGTTCAAAGGAGAGTACTGAGATTTGGGATGCTGTGGCGAAGACGGCAAAAAATGAATACGGTATTAATCTCAAATTTGTACGCTTCACGGACTATAACCAACCCAATACAGCATTAGTTAACGGCGATGTAGACATTAATGCATTCCAGCATTACGCTTTCCTTAAAGAATGGAATGAGGCCAACAATGCTGATTTACAGCCTATTGGCGATATCTTAGTTTCACCAATTCGCCTTTACTCGAAGAAACATACAGATGTGAAGGACATTCCGAATAAAGGAACAATTGCGGTACCTAATGATACCTCTAACGAAAGTCGCGCCCTTTATGTTTTAGAAAGTGCTGGCCTGATTAAGTTAGACACAAAGGCTGGCGCCTTGGCAACAGTGAAAGATATTACTGAAAATCCAAAAGATTTGACCATCAAAGAATTGGACGGCTCACAAACAGCATCAGCCTTGTCTTCAGTCGATGCAGCCGTTGTCAATAATGACTTTTCTGTTCCTGCAGGTTTGACAAACAAAGAAGTTATTGCAACAGAGCCTTTAAATGAAAATTCGAAACAATGGATTAACATTATTGTGGCTCGAAAAGACGATAAAGACAATCAACTTTATAAAGATGTCGTTAAAGCGTATCAAACCAAAGAAACAGAAGAATTATTTGCAAAATTGTACCCTGAAAAAGGAACAATTCCTGCTTGGAACTT